The following proteins come from a genomic window of Corallococcus sp. NCRR:
- a CDS encoding putative DNA modification/repair radical SAM protein: protein MDVRKKLEILADAAKYDASCSSSGGKRKADKEGLGSVEGMGICHSYTPDGRCVSLLKILLTNFCIYDCQYCINRISSDTARARFTPAEVVRLTLDFYKRNYIEGLFLSSGVIKSPDYTMEQLIEVARTLREEHGFQGYIHLKAVPGASRELIDQAGLYADRLSANIELPTDGDLKKLAPEKSFAVTGGTMKEISARVEQSKAERQESPKAPKFAPAGQSTQMIVGATSTPDAAILDTANRLYTRFKLKRVYYSGYSPIPLVDARLPAKSPPLVREHRLYQADWLLRFYGFRVDELAPPEQPDLSLELDPKLAWALRRRELFPVDVNRAPRESLLRVPGMGVRTVDRLLRIRRWHRVTLADLGRLRVPLARMKPFIVTADHRPTGIIDSARLTERVTPPATQLSLFTSAREALTGEL, encoded by the coding sequence ATGGACGTGCGCAAGAAGCTGGAGATCCTCGCGGATGCCGCGAAGTACGACGCCTCGTGCTCGAGCAGCGGCGGAAAGCGGAAGGCGGACAAGGAGGGGCTCGGCAGCGTCGAGGGCATGGGCATCTGTCACAGCTACACGCCGGACGGACGGTGTGTGTCGCTGCTCAAGATCCTGCTCACCAACTTCTGCATCTACGACTGCCAGTACTGCATCAACCGCATCTCCAGTGACACCGCCCGGGCGCGCTTCACGCCCGCGGAGGTGGTGCGGCTCACGCTCGACTTCTACAAGCGCAACTACATCGAGGGCCTGTTCCTGAGCTCCGGCGTCATCAAGAGCCCGGACTACACGATGGAGCAGCTCATCGAGGTGGCGCGCACGCTGCGCGAGGAGCACGGCTTCCAGGGCTACATTCACCTCAAGGCGGTGCCGGGCGCGTCCCGGGAGCTCATCGACCAGGCGGGCCTGTACGCGGACCGGCTGAGCGCCAACATCGAGCTGCCCACGGACGGCGACCTGAAGAAGCTCGCGCCGGAGAAGAGCTTCGCGGTCACCGGTGGGACGATGAAGGAGATCTCCGCCCGCGTGGAGCAATCCAAAGCCGAGCGCCAGGAGAGCCCCAAGGCGCCGAAGTTCGCCCCCGCGGGCCAGAGCACGCAGATGATCGTCGGCGCCACGTCCACGCCGGACGCGGCCATCCTCGACACCGCGAACCGCCTCTACACGCGCTTCAAGCTCAAGCGCGTGTACTACTCGGGCTACAGCCCCATCCCGCTCGTCGACGCCCGCCTCCCCGCGAAGTCTCCGCCGCTCGTGCGCGAGCACCGGCTGTATCAGGCGGACTGGCTCCTGCGCTTCTACGGCTTTCGCGTGGACGAGCTCGCGCCGCCCGAACAGCCGGACCTGTCGCTGGAGCTGGACCCGAAGCTCGCGTGGGCGTTGCGCCGGAGGGAGCTGTTCCCCGTGGACGTGAACCGAGCCCCGCGCGAGTCCCTGCTGAGAGTGCCGGGAATGGGCGTGCGCACGGTGGACCGGCTCCTGCGCATCCGCCGCTGGCACCGCGTCACGCTCGCGGACCTGGGGCGGCTGCGCGTGCCGCTGGCGCGCATGAAGCCCTTCAT